The segment AGCTGGCCAAGAAGGTCAAGGGCAAGGACTACATGCTGATGAGCCCGTACCCCGGGCTCGACAAGCCGATCTCGCTGCAGGCCTGGGGCTTCCAGCTCAAGGTCGACAACGCGAGCGACAAGCGGATCGACCAGTTCATCAACCAGTTCCGGCTCAACGCCAGCGTGGAGTCCGGGGCCGTCTGCTCGAACGGCGTTACGGTGACCGGTACGACGCCGCAGGAACAGGGCGACGCCGACATGCAGACCGGCGGCAGCTGACCGTCCAGAGGGAGAGCAGTGGCGCAGCGACGGGGTTTCGCCGACGCGAGGCGTCGGCTGGACGAACTCGGCGCCGCGGACGACGCCGAGGCCGAGTCGGCTGAGCCCGAGACGAACGACGATCCGGACGTGGAGGAGCGCACCGCGCTCCTCCACGATGCGGACGACGACGTCCCAGATCCGTCGGACCGCGGGCCGACGGACGAGGCGGATCGCGGACCGGAGGCGGAGGATCTCGAGTCGGCGGAGGTGCCGCGGCGGCGAGCCGGCCGGAAGACGCGCATCTTCCGAGCCGTCATGGCCGCGATCCTGGTCCTGGCGGTGGGCTTCGGAATCGGCGTCTGGGTAGGCACCCCGCACCGCCCGGCCGACGACTCAGCCGACGCCGGCTTCACCCGCGACATGATGACCCACCACGCCCAGGCCGTCACGATGGCGTCCCTGGAGTACCGAGTCACCGACGACGCCCCCCTACGCCAGATCGCCGTCGACATCACGCTCACCCAGCAGGCTCAGATCGGCATCATGATCGCCTGGCTACGGAACTGGGACCTCAACCCCACCAGCACCCAACCCCAGATGGCCTGGATGCCCGACGGAGGCCGAGCCCTCATCGTCGACGGCCGCATGCCCGGCATGGCCACCGACGCCCAGCTCGAACAGCTCCAGACGTCGACCGGCACCGCCCGCGACCTGCTGTTCATCAAGCTGATGATCGCGCACCACCTGGGCGGTATCCACATGGCCGACGCGGCGCTGAACCAAGCCAAGGACGACCAGGTGCTGTACCTGGCCCATCAGATCAAGGATTCGCAGCAGTCCGAGATCGAGGCGCTGCAACAGGAACAGAAGAGGCTGACCGGCCAAAAATGACCGCCGACCCACCGCCACCAGCCTCCGGGTCGACCCCAGACCCGGACGTCGCCCCTCCACGGCCGCCGATCCCTGTGCCGGATGGAGCCGATCGGCCGGCCCCCGCGAGCCCCACCCACGACGAGCCGACAGACCCGGGCCCCGAAAGCGACAGCGAACCCACCAACAGCGGCGCAGCGTCCCCCGACGCCGCAGGCGAGAGCCCAGCGCCCGTGAGCGCAGCGTCCCCCGAGCGAGCCGTCGGCGAGGGCACACCTGACCGGACTACCGCGGCCGAGAGCGACCCGGGAACGAGCGCCGCCGGCCGGAGCGTGCCTACCGATGGCGTCGCGGGCACAGAAACCGCAGACGAGGACGCGGTCAGCGACAACGCGGCCGGCGGCAGCAGCCCAGCGGATACGAGCAGCCCAGAGCTTCCGGCGCCGCCCGCCTTCCTCTCGACCTCGGGCTCAGCTGACGAACCCGACGACGAGAGCCCGAGCTTCCCACCCGCCGGGCCGTTCCCTCCGCGCACGACCCAGCCATCGGTCACCGGCTTCGCCCCGCCGGGCGACCAGCCGCCCGCCAGCCAGCCACTCGGCAGCCCACCGCCCGGCAGCCCACCGCTCGGATTCACGGCTCCAGGAGGCCAGACACCTGGATCCTCCGCCCCGGCCGGCCCAGCGCCTGGATACTTCCCACCAGAAATCCCGCCGCCGCACCACTCCCCAACAGGCGACCCCGCGGCCGGATACTCCACCCCGGGCGGCCCGGTGGCCGGGTACCCCACCCCCGGCGGCCCGGCCTCCGGATACCCCGCTCCCGGCGGCCCGGCGTCCGAGTACTCCCCTGGACTGACGGCCGGGTACTCCGCCCCCAGCGGCCCAACAAGCGGCTTCCCCGGCCCGGGGTTCCCCCCACCACCTGGAACCCCCGGCTACGCCACCCCCCAAGCCGCCTTCGGCGGGAGCCCCACCCCACCCCCGGGCTTCCCAGCGGCCAACACCCCCAGCTACTACCCGACGGGCTACCCCCAGCCCGCCCCACCCCGCACCCACGGCAAGCTCATCGCCGGGATCGTCATCGGCATCGTCGTCGTGCTCCTGCTCTGTGGCGGCGCCGTCACCGCCGCCCTGCTGCTGTTCAGCAACGAGACCTCCGTCGACAGCGACACCACCAACGCCAACGCCACCATCGACGGCGTCGTCGACTACCGCACGACCCGCCCCGACATCCTCACCCGCCAGCACGTCTCCGTGACCCCGACGTACTCGGTCCGTCCCCCGGTCGGCGGCAACCACGACGCCACCTGGCAGAACTGCGAGGGCGACGTCTACGCGAACCCGATCGGCGACGCCCATGCCGTCCACAGCCTCGAACACGGCGCGGTGTGGATCACCTACCGTCCCGACCTGCCGGCCGACCAGCTCGAGTCCCTCAAGAGCAAGGTCACCGGCCGCGAGTACACGATGCTCAGCCCCTACCCCACGCTCGATCAGCCGATCTCCCTGCAAGCCTGGGGCTACCAGCTCAAAGTCGACTCCGCCGACGACGAGCGCATCGACCAATTCTTGAACAAATACCGCATGACGGCCTCCATCGAACCCGGCGCCCCCTGCAGCAACGGCACGACCGCCAGCGGCTGACGGCCGATGCACAACCCGCTCGGGACGGCTGCTAAGGTTGAGCCGTTCCTGAGCCCCCGTAGCTCAGGGGATAGAGCACCGCCCTCCGGAGGCGGGGGCGCAGGTTCGAATCCTGCCGGGGGCACTCACTGCAAGAGAAACGTCCTGCGAGGACGTCGTGCGCTGCGGTAACACGGAAAACGTGCCCGTCGCCTGCTGAATTCAGAACCGCGGTTCGACCAGGGCGGGCAGCGTCGCGCTACCGCGCTTCCGGGAACAGGTCGGCTACTCCACCGTCCCGCGGAACCGGCACGTCACCTTCGGTTGCGGCGC is part of the Cryptosporangium phraense genome and harbors:
- a CDS encoding DUF3105 domain-containing protein, which codes for MAGYPTPGGPASGYPAPGGPASEYSPGLTAGYSAPSGPTSGFPGPGFPPPPGTPGYATPQAAFGGSPTPPPGFPAANTPSYYPTGYPQPAPPRTHGKLIAGIVIGIVVVLLLCGGAVTAALLLFSNETSVDSDTTNANATIDGVVDYRTTRPDILTRQHVSVTPTYSVRPPVGGNHDATWQNCEGDVYANPIGDAHAVHSLEHGAVWITYRPDLPADQLESLKSKVTGREYTMLSPYPTLDQPISLQAWGYQLKVDSADDERIDQFLNKYRMTASIEPGAPCSNGTTASG
- a CDS encoding DUF305 domain-containing protein, with the protein product MAQRRGFADARRRLDELGAADDAEAESAEPETNDDPDVEERTALLHDADDDVPDPSDRGPTDEADRGPEAEDLESAEVPRRRAGRKTRIFRAVMAAILVLAVGFGIGVWVGTPHRPADDSADAGFTRDMMTHHAQAVTMASLEYRVTDDAPLRQIAVDITLTQQAQIGIMIAWLRNWDLNPTSTQPQMAWMPDGGRALIVDGRMPGMATDAQLEQLQTSTGTARDLLFIKLMIAHHLGGIHMADAALNQAKDDQVLYLAHQIKDSQQSEIEALQQEQKRLTGQK